The following proteins come from a genomic window of Brevibacillus antibioticus:
- the eutC gene encoding ethanolamine ammonia-lyase subunit EutC, whose translation MKQINMEDLVQRVIDELSKKGQGVIHFPEQKQCGVRNPNNPEALEQAMKRTPARIGIGRAGTRMKTGSYLQFRIDQAAARDAVMKTISPELIESLQLPVLHSRATSMEEYLMNLDSGRMLSDESARWLEQNGDKGKDVQIVISDGLSTSACEATIPDLLPALIQGLSMRNISVGKPVFINKGRVWIQDQVASIVKCKVVISLIGERPGLATAESLSAYMIYKPDANTVESDRTVISNIHKGGTLPIEAGAYLAELLEEILKYQASGVKLSQLRAING comes from the coding sequence ATGAAACAGATCAATATGGAAGACTTGGTCCAGCGCGTAATCGATGAGCTGTCCAAAAAAGGCCAAGGAGTGATTCATTTTCCTGAGCAAAAGCAATGCGGGGTCAGGAATCCAAACAATCCAGAAGCACTGGAGCAAGCAATGAAACGAACGCCAGCTCGCATCGGAATCGGGCGGGCGGGTACCCGGATGAAGACGGGAAGCTACCTCCAATTTCGGATTGATCAGGCAGCAGCACGCGATGCGGTCATGAAAACCATCAGTCCAGAGCTGATCGAGAGTCTGCAACTACCCGTCCTCCATTCAAGAGCGACGAGCATGGAGGAGTATTTAATGAACCTCGACTCGGGCCGGATGCTTTCGGATGAATCCGCTCGTTGGCTAGAGCAGAATGGGGATAAAGGAAAAGACGTTCAAATCGTCATCTCGGACGGACTCAGCACCTCGGCGTGTGAGGCGACGATTCCAGACTTGCTGCCTGCGTTAATCCAAGGTCTTTCCATGAGAAACATCAGTGTAGGAAAGCCAGTGTTCATTAACAAAGGTCGCGTCTGGATTCAAGATCAGGTCGCGTCCATCGTAAAATGCAAGGTCGTCATCTCCTTGATCGGGGAAAGACCAGGACTTGCGACGGCAGAAAGTCTCAGTGCTTACATGATTTACAAACCAGATGCCAATACGGTAGAATCAGATCGTACGGTTATTTCTAATATTCATAAGGGTGGCACACTACCGATCGAGGCAGGTGCTTACCTTG
- a CDS encoding ethanolamine ammonia-lyase subunit EutB encodes MKLACVVRKQHYQFTSVRDVLAKASEEKSGDHMSKLAANSALERMAAKVVLSEMQLRDLYENPVIPYEKDEVTRIIYDDINLSIYNEIKNWTVGELREYILSFSTGMPELTRISRGLTSEMISATAKLMSSIDLVMASQKMKHQAYCNTLIGEPGRLAFRCQPNHPIDDPDGILASMKEGLSYGSGDAVIGINPNNDSVESVTKLLKMTHDFMQKWEIPTQNCVLAHITTQMQALRGGAPISLMFQSLAGSQRANDAFGVNKEILDEAMELMLRKGTASGPNVMYFETGQGSEVSLDSHEGVDMQTLEARTYGFCRHWKPFMVNNVSGFIGPETLYDGRQMIRADLEDLFMGKLHGLPMGIAPTYTNHMYADQNDQEIAGMLTTLAGANFYMGVPGGDDVMLSYQDTSYHDDASYRELLGLRPLREFEKWMEKMGLMENGRLTERAGDLTIFD; translated from the coding sequence ATGAAATTGGCTTGCGTCGTACGTAAACAGCATTACCAGTTTACTTCGGTTCGTGATGTATTGGCAAAAGCGAGTGAAGAAAAGTCTGGCGATCACATGAGTAAACTAGCAGCCAATTCCGCACTGGAGCGGATGGCGGCCAAAGTCGTATTAAGCGAAATGCAACTTCGTGATCTATATGAAAATCCGGTCATACCGTACGAAAAGGACGAAGTGACACGGATCATTTATGATGATATCAATCTCTCTATTTACAATGAGATCAAAAATTGGACAGTAGGGGAGCTACGGGAGTACATCTTGTCGTTTTCCACAGGAATGCCTGAGCTGACACGAATTAGTCGTGGGCTGACCAGCGAGATGATTTCCGCTACGGCCAAACTGATGTCCAGCATTGACCTAGTCATGGCTTCCCAAAAAATGAAGCATCAAGCGTACTGCAACACATTGATCGGCGAGCCGGGAAGACTGGCGTTCCGCTGCCAGCCGAATCACCCAATCGATGATCCCGATGGCATTTTGGCTTCGATGAAGGAAGGCTTGTCATATGGATCAGGCGACGCTGTCATTGGAATTAACCCCAATAACGACTCCGTTGAAAGCGTTACCAAGCTCTTGAAAATGACACATGATTTCATGCAGAAATGGGAAATCCCTACGCAAAACTGCGTACTGGCTCATATCACGACACAGATGCAGGCTCTTCGTGGCGGAGCGCCCATTTCCCTGATGTTCCAAAGTCTGGCAGGTTCACAACGCGCGAATGATGCGTTTGGCGTGAACAAAGAGATTTTGGATGAGGCAATGGAGTTGATGCTCCGAAAAGGCACAGCGTCGGGACCAAACGTCATGTATTTTGAGACAGGGCAAGGCTCCGAAGTGTCGCTGGACTCTCATGAAGGCGTCGATATGCAAACGCTGGAAGCCCGTACGTACGGTTTTTGCCGTCACTGGAAGCCATTCATGGTCAATAACGTCTCTGGCTTTATCGGACCAGAAACACTTTATGATGGCAGACAGATGATTCGTGCCGATCTGGAGGACTTGTTCATGGGCAAGCTGCATGGTTTGCCGATGGGAATCGCTCCGACTTATACGAACCACATGTACGCGGATCAGAATGACCAGGAGATTGCAGGGATGCTGACGACCTTGGCAGGGGCGAATTTTTATATGGGTGTACCAGGTGGGGACGATGTCATGCTCAGTTACCAAGACACGAGCTACCACGATGACGCCAGCTACCGCGAGCTCTTGGGGCTGCGACCTCTCCGAGAATTTGAGAAATGGATGGAAAAAATGGGCCTTATGGAAAATGGTCGTTTGACAGAGCGCGCAGGCGATTTAACCATTTTTGACTAA
- a CDS encoding response regulator, with amino-acid sequence MRQHYRVIIIDDDPITRMDLVEMLQEQGYNVIAEGKNGKEAVRLTQMWNPHLIIMDVKMPIMDGLTATGIIREHSDVAILLLTAYSQKDMVMQAKAKGICAYLVKPVMEEELLPAVEFVLTGRQ; translated from the coding sequence TTGCGTCAGCATTATCGAGTCATCATCATAGACGACGACCCCATAACACGTATGGACCTGGTCGAGATGTTGCAAGAGCAGGGATATAACGTCATAGCTGAAGGAAAAAACGGCAAAGAGGCCGTTCGATTGACGCAAATGTGGAACCCGCATCTCATTATTATGGATGTCAAAATGCCAATTATGGACGGTTTGACAGCGACTGGGATTATCCGAGAGCATTCGGACGTGGCTATCCTTCTCTTGACTGCTTACAGTCAAAAGGACATGGTCATGCAAGCCAAAGCGAAAGGGATATGTGCCTATCTGGTCAAACCTGTCATGGAGGAAGAACTGCTACCGGCAGTGGAGTTCGTGCTTACGGGCAGACAATGA